TCAAGACATTTGCAAGCTGTAAAACGCCATGTTCGGTAAAAACATACGGCATAGCCCCGCCCAGGTGCTGTTTGGAAGGTATCGCATTTTGCGATACCATGTTTTCGGTTTCTTCTTCTGTCAGCCGGAACATAAAATTTTCGGGAAAGCGCTCCTCATTTCTTTTGACTTGCTCTCTTAGCCTGATTGGCTTTACATCATAAAGCTCTGCCAAGTCCCGATCTAACATTACCCGTTGATCCCGAACCAAATAAATCTTGCTTAAAATGGTCTCCTGTGGTACGATTTCATTCTTAGCCATATTCTCTTATTTCACTTTGTAAAACTACTTTTACTGAGTCTCAAACGGATAAACTGCATCAATATCCGTCTGAATATCTTTCGTCTGATTGACTATGCAATC
The Cryomorphaceae bacterium genome window above contains:
- a CDS encoding ORF6N domain-containing protein, which produces MAKNEIVPQETILSKIYLVRDQRVMLDRDLAELYDVKPIRLREQVKRNEERFPENFMFRLTEEETENMVSQNAIPSKQHLGGAMPYVFTEHGVLQLANVLRSGRAVQMSISIIEVFVKMREMLLTHKDLLLQMEEIRKKVTGQDEKIDLIFNYLKQFIKENETPRIPIGFKSK